The window GACCGGCAACCCCAACCAAGTCGACCAGACCGCCCAGAAGGAGCACCGTTGTTTCATGACCGTCGTCCTTCTCCGTCACAAGATTGCGAGGATGACTTCGCACGACCCGACAGATACCCCCCGCAGCCATGATCAGCAGCCGAACCGAGCAGCCACCTTACTACCCGCTGCGTCCGGTGGACCGGGTCGCCTCTCACCATTCCGATCCGTCCCGCACCACGGTCCTCTCCGCCTCGGCACGCCATGCCGCACGAGTAAGTGAAGAGTCGGATCCCGGCCAGATCACGCAAGTATGCAATATGGGCGTTCGCCGAAACCGGCCGAATGGTGGTCGAGTAGCCGGCCGTTGCACTCAGCGTCTTCGTTTGAGATCGTTGGTGTAGCTGCGACCGAGCGTATCTGCCTCGGCATGGAGCCAATCGGTGAAGCTGGTCCCTCCAAGCGCCGGGGTACCCGTGTACATGAGTTCATCGCGAAGGCCGGAGATCTCGTGCCGGGTGATGACGATGTCTTGCAGAAGCAGGCCCAGAGCGCGGCCCGCCAGGAGCAACACGAGGTCGGGAACCGGCACGATCAGCCTGTGCAACCCCATCGCCCCGGCCATCTGATGGATCAACTCCTTGTAGGTGAAGGTCTCGGGCCCAACGGCGTCGAGTGTCTCGTTGAGGTCACCGTCCGCAGCATCTACGCAGATCGTGGCCAGGTCCTCGACATGGACCGGTGTCAGCCGGTACTCCCCGCTTCCGAACAACCCGAACACGGGGAAGTGGCGAAGAAACCATGCGATGTTGTTGATCAGCACGTTCTCCGGTCCCCCGAAGATGACGGTGGGACGCACGATCGCATGTGACATTCCCGACGCTTCGAGGTCGCGTTCGAGGAGCGCCTTGCCCCGGAAGTAGCCCCAGTCGGAGTCCTCACGGGCGTTGGCGACACTGAGGTGCACCAGCCGCCCGACTCCGGCCTGGCGGGCGCACTCGAACAGGATCCTCGTGCGCTCGACCGCCAGATCGTATCCGAATTCCCTCGTCCCGCCTCGGTAGTCGTACCGCACCCAATAGGTGTTGTAGAGCGCGACGGCACCCCGCAGTGAATCGACGAGCGCATCACGATCCCCGAATTCGATCGGATGCACGTCGATGGCGTCACCGAACGGGTTCTCGCGATGAAGCGAGTTCGTCAACGTCCGGACTCGCACCCCGCGTTCAAGCAGTTCTTTGGCGATGTATCTTCCGCTGTAGCCAAACGCCCCGGTGACCACATGCAACGGTGCGTCCGTCACCATCGGGCACTCATCAGTAATCCACAGCACGGACGCATCAGTTCATACAAGCACGTCGGGAGTCGCTCAGTTCGCCCACTTCAGGACAGGAACGAGCACGTTGCACACCCGCCCCGGATCGGCACGTCGAGTTCGGCCCTGTTGTTGGGGACGACGACCGGCACCCCATTCCAGGGACGAGAGACGATGTGCAGCCGGCTTCGCGGCTGTGACCTGCCGGCCTCGGTGCTTGTTCGAGTATGCCCGGTGGCTTTCCACACTTGTCAATGAGTTAACGGACAAACGTGTTGCGAAGAGGGTCTCTTGAGGGTTAGACTTAATTTGGTCAGTAAAGCAAATAAGGCACCATGCTCCGAAGCCCCGCCAATCGCCGCCTCGTAAGAGCCATCAACCGCTCCATGGTTCTCAATGTCGTGCGAGAGAGTGGACCGATCAGCAAAGCCGAGATAGCTCGCTCCACGGGACTCTCGCAGGCCACGGTCGGAGCTATCGTGCCATCGCTCATCGAGCATGGGCTCGTCTCGGAGAGTGATCCAACAGTTACCGGCATCGGACGACCGGCGACTCAACTTCAGCTCGACCGCGACTCCTACAACGTTGTTGGCCTGAAGCTGATGGAAGACCGCATCGTCGGAGCGGTCACCGACCTCGAGGCACGAACACTCGGGCAGTCGGAGCTGCCGGTAGCCGAGCTGGAACCCGCTTCGATTGTGGAAGCGGCCGCCGAAGTTGTCGACGATCTCCTGCAGATCTCCGGACTGAGGCGCGAACGGCTGCTCGGCGTCGGAATCGGAATGGCGGGGGTAATCGATACGAACCGGGGACTGTGCCGCAACTCACCGTTCCTTGGATGGCGGAATGTACCCATCGGTGAGCTCGCTGAAGCCCGGCTCGAGGTGCCGGTGCGCGTAGACAATGATGTGAACACCCTCGCCTTGGCCGAGCGATGGTTTGGCGTAGGTCAACAGGCTGACGACTTCCTCCTCATCACTCTTGGCCGAGGAGTC of the bacterium BMS3Abin02 genome contains:
- the nagC gene encoding N-acetylglucosamine repressor, producing MLRSPANRRLVRAINRSMVLNVVRESGPISKAEIARSTGLSQATVGAIVPSLIEHGLVSESDPTVTGIGRPATQLQLDRDSYNVVGLKLMEDRIVGAVTDLEARTLGQSELPVAELEPASIVEAAAEVVDDLLQISGLRRERLLGVGIGMAGVIDTNRGLCRNSPFLGWRNVPIGELAEARLEVPVRVDNDVNTLALAERWFGVGQQADDFLLITLGRGVGLSIVAGGNVYRGAQGGAGEFGHTVVAESDELCSCGNRGCLEATVGEPALLRRAQELCIARDLSSPATAAELYAAAIRDQELANLLVRAGEHLGRGISNLINLFAPALVILSGEGVVAGETLLGAVQTELDVRVHKGLQDSYELMVEPLRDEAWARGAASLILDAVFEPPTRSRSVPLWEWDSPP